The Candidatus Accumulibacter similis genome has a segment encoding these proteins:
- the xth gene encoding exodeoxyribonuclease III: MKIASWNVNSLKIRLPQLLAWLESEHPDIVCLQETKLEDSSFPRLEIEACGYRSVFAGQKTYNGVALLTRDDPSDIVIGNPLLGDGQMRLLTATVRGICIVCAYVPNGQAVGSEKYVYKLAWLEALRRWIGERLSSDPHLIVAGDFNIAPEDRDVHDPIAWAGQILCSDAERGAHRALLDLGLHDSFRLFAQPEKSFSWWDYRMLGFQKNHGLRIDHILLSSPLAARCTAAGIKREMRKLERPSDHAPVTAELTD, from the coding sequence ATGAAGATCGCTTCCTGGAACGTCAACTCGCTCAAGATCCGCCTGCCACAACTGCTCGCATGGCTGGAAAGCGAGCACCCCGACATCGTCTGTCTGCAGGAGACGAAGCTCGAGGACAGCAGTTTCCCGCGGCTGGAGATCGAAGCCTGTGGCTATCGCTCTGTCTTTGCCGGGCAGAAGACCTATAACGGCGTCGCTCTGCTGACCCGCGACGATCCGTCGGATATCGTGATCGGCAATCCCCTGCTGGGCGACGGGCAGATGCGCCTGCTGACCGCCACGGTCAGGGGAATCTGTATAGTCTGCGCCTATGTTCCGAACGGCCAGGCGGTCGGCAGCGAAAAGTACGTGTACAAGCTCGCTTGGCTGGAGGCCCTGCGGCGCTGGATCGGCGAACGCCTGAGCAGTGATCCGCACCTCATCGTCGCCGGCGACTTCAACATCGCGCCCGAAGACCGCGACGTCCACGACCCGATCGCCTGGGCCGGGCAGATCCTCTGCTCGGACGCCGAGCGTGGCGCCCATCGGGCGTTGCTGGACCTTGGCCTGCACGACAGCTTTCGCCTGTTCGCTCAGCCCGAGAAGAGCTTTTCGTGGTGGGACTACCGCATGCTGGGCTTCCAGAAGAACCATGGACTGCGCATCGACCACATCCTTCTCTCGTCGCCGCTGGCGGCTCGCTGCACAGCCGCCGGCATCAAGCGCGAGATGCGCAAGCTGGAACGTCCATCGGACCACGCGCCGGTGACCGCGGAGTTGACGGATTGA